Proteins from one Triticum aestivum cultivar Chinese Spring chromosome 7A, IWGSC CS RefSeq v2.1, whole genome shotgun sequence genomic window:
- the LOC123152544 gene encoding uncharacterized protein, whose protein sequence is MSSHPGDLQLMDGPVLIQHGDKDDLLIDVPEPIQQDDDKDHLLLARTKRWIKEMRVGLMLLATILASLAYLSVPYPPGGLFWREDKAGPYPYGHDAGDPVLPGHPIFKSLSTVAFLTSLLLVSSECFYRTWDRVAGLLLLALLDLACLVGAYVVGASPNGWGWFIIVVFPCTVVACSFLFFSVPFITGNMDATAVPASSRQALVVTSMERAARSGRCGSSSGHSSQIKS, encoded by the exons ATGTCGTCGCATCCAGGCGACCTGCAGCTCATGGACGGCCCAGTGCTCATCCAGCACGGCGACAAGGACGACCTGCTTATCGACGTCCCGGAGCCCATCCAGCAGGACGACGACAAGGACCACCTGCTGCTGGCCCGGACCAAGAGGTGGATAAAGGAGATGCGGGTGGGGCTGATGCTGCTGGCGACCATCCTGGCGTCGCTGGCCTACCTGTCCGTCCCGTACCCCCCGGGCGGGTTGTTCTGGAGAGAGGACAAAGCCGGGCCATACCCATACGGGCACGACGCCGGCGACCCGGTGCTGCCCGGCCATCCCATTTTCAAGTCGCTTAGCACCGTGGCCTTCCTGACCTCACTGCTGCTGGTCTCCAGCGAGTGCTTCTACCGAACGTGGGACAGGGTGGCAGGGCtgctgctcctcgctctcctcgACCTCGCCTGCCTTGTTGGCGCCTACGTTGTCGGCGCCAGTCCGAATGGCTGGGGCTGGTTCATCATCGTCGTATTCCCCTGCACCGTCGTCGCCTGCagtttcctcttcttctccgtccCCTTCATCACG GGTAATATGGATGCTACTGCGGTTCCTGCGTCGTCTCGCCAGGCTCTGGTGGTGACCAGCATGGAGAGAGCGGCAAGGAGCGGGCGCTGTGGGTCATCTTCCGGCCATTCCTCGCAGATCAAGTCGTAG